One region of bacterium genomic DNA includes:
- a CDS encoding metal-sulfur cluster assembly factor, whose translation MDTVEIDPRKVIEFLKTVEDPEFAIDIYNLGLVYDVKVEGPNVTLLMTLTSLGCPTAPLIEDAAVAAVKLVRGVEKVTVEWTFDPPWDPDMISDEGKEILESYGY comes from the coding sequence ATGGACACTGTTGAGATAGACCCTCGGAAAGTGATCGAGTTCCTCAAGACAGTCGAGGACCCCGAGTTCGCCATCGACATCTACAACCTGGGTCTGGTCTATGATGTAAAGGTGGAGGGCCCCAATGTGACCCTGCTCATGACCCTCACCTCGCTGGGCTGCCCCACGGCGCCACTCATCGAGGATGCGGCCGTGGCCGCGGTCAAGCTGGTGCGCGGGGTGGAGAAAGTCACGGTGGAGTGGACTTTCGACCCGCCCTGGGACCCGGACATGATCAGCGACGAGGGCAAGGAGATTCTCGAATCCTACGGGTACTGA
- a CDS encoding SUF system NifU family Fe-S cluster assembly protein → MSYEDLYQEILLDHYRNPRHHCTGEMSGELVKHENPLCGDELSLALEVDPATDRISGICFQGHGCSISQASASLMTEAVEGLTRAEAAELVERVRRMLRGEQDGEGLGDIQALEGVARFPVRIKCALLGWMALKEALDNAARNAEAAHGHC, encoded by the coding sequence GTGAGTTACGAGGACCTGTACCAGGAAATCCTGCTCGACCATTACCGCAACCCGCGCCATCACTGCACGGGTGAGATGTCCGGCGAGCTGGTCAAGCATGAGAATCCGCTCTGCGGGGATGAGCTTTCCCTGGCCCTGGAGGTCGACCCCGCCACGGACCGGATCAGCGGCATCTGTTTCCAGGGCCACGGCTGCTCGATCTCGCAGGCCTCGGCCTCGCTGATGACCGAGGCGGTGGAGGGCCTCACCCGCGCCGAGGCGGCTGAACTGGTCGAGCGGGTGCGCCGGATGCTGCGCGGCGAGCAGGATGGTGAGGGCCTTGGCGACATCCAGGCCTTGGAGGGGGTGGCGCGTTTCCCGGTGCGGATCAAGTGCGCCCTGCTGGGCTGGATGGCCCTTAAAGAAGCCCTCGACAACGCGGCCCGGAATGCGGAGGCGGCCCATGGACACTGTTGA
- a CDS encoding SufS family cysteine desulfurase has product MDITALRLEFPALGREVNGHGLVYLDSAATSQKPRRVIESLTRFYERHNANPHRGVHTLAEEATAAYEGARARVAAFVNAPAPEALVFTRNTTEALNLVAFSWAEANLRAGDEILVTGLEHHSNLLPWQRAAERSGAVLRVLPVEDSGALALDELEELVGGHTRLIAFSGMSNVLGTIVDPAPLVAAARQVGAVTVMDGAQSVPHLRTDFQALGVDFLAFSGHKMLGPTGVGALVARPELLEAMPPFLLGGGMVLDVGEQSAKWIEAPWKFEAGTPAVAEAVALGEAVAFIENLGWDRIQAHEESLVRYALDSFARMDGLRLLGPTEPERRGAVFSFELLDRAGGIVHPHDVAGYLDQLGVAIRAGHHCAKPLVRRFGAVALCRASFYLYNTEAEVDLLIEALQQTRKFFTGA; this is encoded by the coding sequence CTGGATATCACGGCGCTGCGCCTTGAGTTCCCGGCCCTGGGGCGCGAGGTGAACGGCCACGGTCTGGTCTACCTGGACTCGGCCGCCACCTCGCAGAAACCGCGCCGGGTGATCGAATCGCTGACCCGGTTCTATGAGCGTCACAACGCCAACCCGCACCGCGGCGTGCACACCCTGGCCGAGGAGGCCACTGCGGCCTACGAGGGTGCGCGCGCCCGGGTGGCTGCGTTCGTGAACGCGCCCGCCCCCGAGGCGCTGGTGTTCACCCGTAACACCACCGAGGCTCTTAACCTGGTGGCGTTCTCCTGGGCCGAGGCCAACCTGCGCGCCGGGGATGAGATCCTGGTCACCGGCTTGGAGCACCACTCCAACCTGTTGCCCTGGCAGCGTGCGGCCGAGCGCAGCGGGGCGGTCCTGCGGGTCCTTCCGGTGGAGGACAGCGGCGCTCTGGCCCTGGATGAGCTGGAGGAGCTGGTGGGCGGACACACGCGGCTTATCGCGTTCAGCGGCATGTCCAACGTGCTGGGCACAATAGTCGACCCGGCCCCGCTGGTAGCCGCGGCGCGACAGGTGGGGGCGGTCACGGTGATGGACGGCGCGCAATCCGTTCCGCACCTGCGGACCGATTTCCAGGCCCTGGGAGTGGATTTCCTGGCATTCTCGGGCCACAAGATGCTCGGGCCCACCGGGGTGGGCGCACTGGTGGCGCGCCCGGAGCTGTTGGAGGCAATGCCGCCGTTCCTTCTGGGCGGAGGCATGGTTCTGGATGTGGGCGAGCAGAGCGCCAAGTGGATCGAGGCCCCGTGGAAGTTCGAGGCCGGCACACCGGCCGTGGCCGAGGCCGTGGCCCTGGGCGAGGCGGTGGCTTTCATCGAGAACCTGGGCTGGGACAGAATTCAGGCGCACGAGGAATCGCTGGTGCGCTACGCCCTGGACTCTTTCGCCCGGATGGATGGCTTGCGCCTTCTGGGCCCCACCGAGCCGGAGCGCCGCGGGGCGGTGTTCTCGTTCGAGCTGCTGGACCGCGCGGGCGGGATCGTGCACCCGCACGATGTGGCCGGGTACCTGGATCAGCTCGGGGTGGCGATCCGCGCCGGGCACCACTGCGCGAAGCCATTGGTGCGGCGTTTCGGGGCGGTGGCGCTCTGCCGGGCCTCGTTCTACCTGTACAACACCGAGGCCGAGGTGGACCTTCTGATCGAGGCCCTGCAGCAGACACGCAAATTTTTCACCGGAGCCTGA
- the sufC gene encoding Fe-S cluster assembly ATPase SufC: protein MSEKLLQIEGLHASVEGKEILRGLDLEVPRGQVHALMGPNGSGKSTLANVLMGHPAYEVTAGKILFKGEDVTGMSADERSRLGMFLAFQYPVEIAGVSLLNFLRTTLNAHREKDIPIREFRALVDEKLKLLGMDAAFTRRNLNEGFSGGEKKRNEVLQMALLRPELAILDETDSGLDIDAVRVVSGAVNALRGPETSSLVITHYMRILNYLDPDVVHIMLQGRIVKSGGPDLAHELEEKGYNSIRTEFGLETEAEAESEAEKAVV from the coding sequence ATGAGCGAGAAACTGCTTCAGATAGAGGGCCTTCACGCCAGCGTGGAGGGGAAGGAAATCCTGCGGGGCCTCGACCTGGAGGTGCCGCGCGGCCAGGTGCACGCCCTGATGGGCCCCAACGGCAGCGGCAAGTCCACCCTGGCCAACGTGCTGATGGGCCATCCGGCCTATGAGGTCACCGCAGGGAAGATACTGTTCAAGGGCGAGGATGTGACCGGGATGAGCGCGGATGAGCGCTCGCGGCTGGGGATGTTCCTGGCGTTCCAGTACCCGGTGGAGATCGCGGGGGTCTCGCTGCTCAATTTCCTGCGCACCACGCTCAATGCGCACCGGGAGAAAGATATACCCATCCGCGAGTTCCGTGCCCTGGTGGATGAAAAGCTCAAGCTCCTGGGCATGGATGCGGCTTTCACCAGGCGCAACCTGAACGAGGGGTTCAGCGGGGGCGAGAAAAAGCGCAACGAGGTGCTTCAGATGGCCCTTCTGCGTCCCGAGCTGGCGATCCTGGACGAGACCGACTCGGGGCTCGACATCGACGCCGTGCGGGTGGTGTCCGGGGCGGTGAACGCCCTGCGCGGGCCCGAGACCAGCTCGCTCGTGATCACGCACTACATGCGCATCCTCAACTACCTGGACCCGGATGTGGTGCATATCATGCTGCAGGGACGGATAGTCAAGTCCGGCGGCCCCGATCTGGCCCACGAGCTGGAGGAGAAGGGCTACAATTCGATCCGCACCGAGTTCGGCCTTGAGACTGAAGCCGAGGCGGAGAGCGAAGCCGAGAAAGCGGTGGTCTGA
- a CDS encoding non-heme iron oxygenase ferredoxin subunit gives MNWVKAAAVGELEENSAKRVQVGEQVVALVNSGGKYYALDDCCTHEEASLSEGFVEEGRIECPRHGALFDLASGEPLSLPATSPVGVWTVRVEGHDILVGMPAK, from the coding sequence ATGAACTGGGTGAAAGCCGCAGCGGTGGGTGAGCTGGAGGAGAACTCGGCGAAACGGGTGCAGGTGGGCGAGCAGGTAGTGGCCCTGGTGAACAGCGGCGGAAAATACTACGCGCTGGATGACTGCTGCACGCACGAGGAGGCGAGCCTGTCCGAGGGGTTCGTGGAGGAGGGCCGCATCGAGTGCCCGCGCCACGGCGCACTGTTCGACCTGGCCAGCGGAGAGCCGCTAAGCCTTCCCGCCACAAGTCCGGTCGGAGTCTGGACAGTCCGGGTGGAGGGACACGATATTCTGGTTGGTATGCCGGCTAAATGA
- the sufD gene encoding Fe-S cluster assembly protein SufD, whose amino-acid sequence MTTTGLMDDKLEALALSGPEWLADIRRQAWERYQRLELPDSRDEYWRYTDLKLIDPGEFQSAEADTATPVGAMPDKARAALALAGTGSAGRIVHVDGKPLTSELSEEARRAGVILTDIETAAREHEALLRPRLGRLVGANDLFTSWSLALHRGGTFLYVPPEVELRMPLQSLHWLSTAGVAHQPRTVVIVDRGAQVVFNDIYASNPLEAPTLVNPVTELYAGAGSTVGWVTWQDWGAGVRQVAQVKARLAERAALNTLLVTLGADYSRTWKECQLAGEGAESIMLGLYFPRREQRFEHWTVQDHAAPRTKSDLLYKGALADRGRAVYYGTIKVRPQAHGTDAYQANRNLTLSPGAKADTNPQLEIETNDVRCTHGATVGKVDPEQVFYLASRGIPRAEAERLLVFGFFNEVLERVKWSGMHELLAGAILAKLEEGA is encoded by the coding sequence ATGACAACTACCGGACTGATGGATGACAAGCTGGAGGCGCTGGCGCTGAGCGGCCCCGAGTGGCTGGCCGATATCCGCCGCCAGGCCTGGGAGCGCTATCAGAGGCTGGAGCTTCCAGACAGCCGTGACGAGTATTGGCGCTACACCGACCTTAAACTGATCGACCCCGGTGAGTTCCAGTCGGCGGAGGCCGATACGGCGACGCCGGTGGGCGCCATGCCCGACAAGGCCCGCGCGGCCCTGGCCCTGGCCGGGACCGGCTCCGCCGGGCGGATAGTGCATGTGGACGGTAAGCCTCTCACCTCCGAGCTTTCCGAGGAGGCACGCCGCGCCGGGGTGATCCTGACCGATATCGAGACCGCAGCGCGCGAGCATGAGGCCCTGCTGCGGCCGCGCCTGGGCCGTCTGGTGGGCGCGAACGATCTGTTCACCAGTTGGAGCCTGGCTCTGCACCGCGGCGGCACGTTCCTGTATGTGCCGCCCGAGGTGGAACTGAGAATGCCGCTGCAGTCACTGCACTGGCTGAGCACCGCAGGCGTGGCGCACCAGCCGCGCACTGTCGTGATAGTGGACCGCGGGGCGCAGGTGGTGTTCAACGACATTTATGCTTCGAATCCCTTGGAGGCCCCCACCCTGGTCAACCCGGTGACCGAGCTGTACGCCGGGGCCGGCTCGACCGTGGGCTGGGTCACCTGGCAGGACTGGGGCGCGGGAGTGCGTCAGGTGGCGCAGGTCAAGGCGCGCCTGGCCGAGCGCGCCGCGCTCAACACGCTGCTGGTCACCCTGGGGGCCGATTACTCGCGCACCTGGAAAGAGTGCCAGCTCGCAGGCGAGGGCGCCGAGAGTATCATGCTCGGCCTTTATTTCCCGCGCCGCGAGCAGAGGTTCGAGCACTGGACCGTGCAGGACCACGCCGCGCCGCGCACCAAGAGTGACCTTCTGTACAAGGGCGCTTTGGCCGACCGCGGGCGGGCGGTCTACTACGGCACGATCAAGGTGCGGCCCCAGGCCCACGGCACCGATGCCTACCAGGCCAACCGCAACCTGACCCTGAGCCCCGGCGCCAAGGCCGACACCAACCCGCAACTGGAGATCGAGACCAACGATGTGCGCTGCACGCACGGGGCCACGGTGGGCAAGGTCGACCCGGAGCAGGTGTTCTACCTGGCCTCGCGCGGTATACCGCGCGCCGAGGCCGAACGGCTTCTGGTGTTCGGGTTTTTCAACGAGGTGCTGGAGCGTGTGAAGTGGTCGGGCATGCACGAACTGCTGGCCGGGGCGATCCTGGCCAAGCTGGAGGAGGGGGCATGA
- the sufB gene encoding Fe-S cluster assembly protein SufB: protein MSTQTLTLDPNGSYAEKWGWSDPEQYVFKPKRGLSREVVEEISFMKSEPEWMRAFRLKALERFVTKPMPTWGADLSGIDFQNIFYFLRATDKPGRSWEEVPDAIKRTFDRLGIPEAERKHLAGVSAQYESEVVYHRMQESLEKQGVLFSDMDTALKKYPDIVKKYFATVIPMGDNKLAALNSAVWSGGSFIYVPPGVRVDVPLQAYFRINAENMGQFERTLIIADEGSYVHYVEGCTAPVYSGESLHSAVVELIALPHARIRYTTIQNWSNNVYNLVTKRAVAEEGAVVEWVDGNLGSKVTMKYPSVILKGRKAHGEVLSLAFAGAGQQQDTGAKMIHLAPETSSLIVSKSISKDGGRTSYRGLVKVEKGARGVKSNVRCDALLIDDHSRSDTYPYMNINEEEVEIGHEATVARIGDEQLFYLMSRGLSEEEAGAMIVRGFIEPITKQLPMEYAVELNRLIELQMEGSVG from the coding sequence ATGAGCACTCAGACCCTGACCCTCGACCCGAACGGCAGCTATGCCGAGAAGTGGGGCTGGAGCGATCCCGAGCAGTACGTGTTCAAGCCGAAGAGGGGCTTGAGCCGCGAGGTGGTCGAGGAAATCTCGTTCATGAAATCCGAGCCGGAATGGATGCGCGCGTTCCGTCTCAAGGCTCTGGAGCGCTTTGTCACCAAGCCGATGCCCACTTGGGGAGCGGACCTGAGCGGGATCGATTTCCAGAACATCTTCTATTTCCTGCGCGCCACGGACAAGCCGGGACGCTCCTGGGAGGAGGTGCCGGATGCGATCAAGCGCACTTTCGACCGTCTGGGCATCCCCGAGGCCGAGCGCAAGCACCTGGCCGGCGTGAGCGCACAGTACGAGTCCGAGGTGGTCTACCACCGCATGCAGGAAAGCCTGGAGAAACAGGGGGTCCTGTTCAGCGACATGGACACCGCGCTCAAGAAATACCCGGATATCGTAAAGAAGTATTTCGCCACCGTGATCCCGATGGGCGACAACAAGCTGGCGGCGCTCAACAGCGCGGTCTGGTCGGGCGGCTCGTTCATCTACGTGCCGCCGGGCGTGCGGGTGGATGTGCCGTTGCAGGCCTATTTCCGGATCAACGCCGAGAACATGGGCCAGTTCGAGCGCACCCTGATCATCGCGGATGAAGGCTCCTACGTGCACTATGTAGAGGGCTGCACCGCCCCGGTCTACAGCGGCGAATCCCTGCACTCGGCCGTGGTTGAGCTGATCGCCCTGCCGCATGCGCGTATCCGCTACACCACGATCCAGAACTGGTCGAACAATGTCTACAACCTGGTGACCAAGCGGGCCGTGGCCGAGGAGGGTGCGGTGGTGGAGTGGGTGGACGGCAACCTGGGATCCAAGGTTACGATGAAATACCCCTCGGTGATCCTGAAAGGCCGCAAGGCGCACGGGGAGGTGCTCTCCCTGGCTTTCGCCGGGGCCGGGCAGCAGCAGGACACCGGGGCCAAGATGATCCACCTGGCGCCCGAGACCAGCTCGCTGATCGTGTCCAAGTCGATCTCCAAGGACGGCGGCCGGACGAGCTACCGCGGGCTGGTCAAGGTGGAGAAAGGCGCGCGCGGGGTGAAAAGCAACGTGCGCTGCGACGCCCTGCTGATCGACGACCACTCGCGCTCGGACACCTATCCCTACATGAACATCAACGAGGAAGAGGTGGAGATCGGGCACGAGGCCACGGTGGCCCGGATCGGGGATGAGCAGCTTTTCTACCTGATGAGCCGCGGCCTGAGCGAGGAAGAGGCAGGGGCGATGATAGTGCGCGGGTTCATCGAGCCGATCACCAAACAGTTGCCGATGGAGTACGCGGTCGAGCTGAACCGTCTGATCGAGCTACAGATGGAAGGCTCTGTAGGATAA